One Candidatus Omnitrophota bacterium genomic window carries:
- a CDS encoding ABC transporter ATP-binding protein, whose product MLSVIKVEKRFGRGRNAVRAVKSVCMDISAGERVYIHGRSGAGKSTLLHMMGGLMRPTEGNVVFRGEDLYKMGEAKRSRQRNRSFGFVFQFYHLLPELTVLENVMLPAIISRGIGTRRIRQRAEGLLDAVEMTGRLRHRPSEISGGEAQRTAIARALINSPAMLFCDEPTGNMDSVMSGVIYGMLQGLSEEENMSVVIVSHQDVPDGFVDKEYMMKDGELAPVGDVCPKEGDTKVPAGRSE is encoded by the coding sequence ATGTTATCTGTGATAAAAGTCGAGAAACGGTTCGGCCGGGGACGGAACGCCGTGAGGGCCGTGAAAAGCGTCTGTATGGATATCTCCGCCGGGGAAAGGGTATACATCCACGGTCGGTCGGGTGCCGGGAAGTCGACGTTATTGCATATGATGGGCGGACTGATGAGGCCTACGGAAGGCAATGTTGTTTTTCGCGGAGAAGACCTTTATAAGATGGGAGAGGCAAAACGCAGCCGCCAGAGGAACAGATCATTCGGTTTTGTGTTCCAGTTCTACCATCTCCTGCCGGAACTTACGGTGCTCGAGAACGTGATGCTCCCGGCCATCATAAGCAGGGGGATAGGAACGCGGAGGATAAGACAAAGGGCGGAAGGACTTCTCGACGCGGTCGAGATGACGGGCAGGCTCAGGCACAGGCCGTCCGAGATATCCGGCGGGGAAGCCCAGAGAACGGCCATAGCCAGGGCTCTTATAAATTCGCCCGCTATGCTTTTTTGTGATGAACCTACCGGGAACATGGATTCGGTGATGAGCGGCGTGATATATGGAATGCTCCAGGGACTGAGCGAAGAGGAGAACATGAGTGTGGTGATAGTATCGCATCAGGATGTGCCTGATGGGTTCGTGGATAAGGAATATATGATGAAAGATGGTGAACTGGCGCCTGTCGGTGACGTGTGTCCCAAAGAGGGGGATACTAAGGTCCCGGCGGGGCGGTCAGAGTAA
- a CDS encoding lipoprotein-releasing ABC transporter permease subunit, translating into MWPLFIAIRYFFSRKKEGMISFIGMISVLGVALGVAALITVISVMNGFDLEIRDKIIGTYAHGMVLKQGGISPGDDVFEVLKNSKGVLDHAGFVTGQAVLRKDKAVSGILLKGIDPAEEARVTKLVEFTGNSTGAMSDGAIILGRELMRDMDINVGDTIELMVPYSPVDMEKVKLEVSGVFSSGRYDYDANMAIVPLREAQELFRMGDRVSGVGFRVEDEMKANYARDSLQDALGRTYVIKSWMDMDSNLVKAVALEKKMMFIILTLIITVACFNIAGSLMMMVMEKTRDIGILRALGANPRGIGLIFLVEGAIIGVLGVMVGGVAGVALSDNINAAAKFIEDITGWTFFPSDVYYFTEIPSRISMPDVTAIITVALALTLCAGLYPAWKAARLDPVDAIRYE; encoded by the coding sequence ATGTGGCCGCTTTTCATAGCCATCAGGTATTTTTTCTCGAGGAAGAAGGAGGGTATGATCTCTTTCATAGGGATGATATCCGTGCTGGGAGTCGCGCTGGGGGTCGCGGCGCTTATAACCGTTATCTCGGTGATGAACGGATTTGACCTGGAGATACGCGACAAGATAATCGGGACTTACGCGCACGGTATGGTCCTCAAGCAGGGAGGGATCTCTCCGGGTGACGATGTTTTCGAGGTACTGAAGAACAGTAAAGGCGTTCTGGATCACGCTGGGTTCGTCACGGGCCAGGCGGTCCTTCGCAAGGACAAGGCCGTATCCGGGATACTCCTGAAGGGGATAGATCCCGCCGAAGAGGCCCGGGTCACGAAGCTCGTGGAGTTCACCGGCAATTCCACCGGGGCCATGTCGGACGGGGCCATAATCCTGGGTAGGGAGCTTATGCGGGACATGGACATAAACGTCGGCGATACTATCGAGCTCATGGTGCCGTATTCCCCTGTCGATATGGAGAAAGTAAAGCTCGAGGTCAGTGGGGTGTTCTCTTCCGGCAGGTATGACTACGACGCGAATATGGCGATAGTGCCGCTCAGGGAGGCGCAGGAACTTTTTCGCATGGGGGACCGGGTCTCCGGTGTCGGGTTCAGGGTGGAAGACGAGATGAAGGCCAACTACGCGAGGGATTCGCTCCAGGACGCGCTTGGCAGGACCTATGTGATAAAGAGCTGGATGGATATGGATTCCAATCTCGTGAAGGCCGTGGCCCTGGAAAAGAAAATGATGTTCATAATCCTTACGCTCATAATAACAGTGGCGTGTTTCAATATAGCGGGGTCGCTGATGATGATGGTCATGGAAAAAACCCGGGATATAGGGATACTCAGGGCCCTCGGGGCTAACCCGCGCGGTATAGGACTGATATTCCTGGTGGAAGGGGCCATCATCGGTGTATTGGGCGTCATGGTTGGCGGTGTGGCCGGGGTAGCTCTTTCGGATAACATAAACGCCGCCGCGAAGTTCATAGAGGATATCACCGGCTGGACGTTCTTTCCGAGCGATGTATATTACTTTACGGAGATACCGTCCAGGATAAGTATGCCGGATGTTACGGCTATAATAACAGTGGCTCTTGCCCTTACGCTTTGCGCGGGATTATATCCGGCATGGAAAGCCGCCAGGCTGGATCCCGTGGACGCCATAAGATATGAGTGA